The Gossypium arboreum isolate Shixiya-1 chromosome 4, ASM2569848v2, whole genome shotgun sequence DNA segment GGCAACTTGGGTGCAAACATGGTGGGGGCATTCATCCAACTAAAAGACTACACAAAACAAGTAATGAACTTGAAAATCACTATCAAGATGGTCCCAATCCAGGATTATGTCAGAAAAGAATCGATTTAGCAAAAATATTCAAGGGCCATAATGAAAAGCAACACTCAATTATTTGCTTTCATCAAATCTTGGAATGCAAAAACATAAACAAAACAATATCAAAATCTGGTAATGAAAGTCAGGTTAAGTGTAAATGTGAAAGATGATTCTCTCGCCTATCAACACTTTCAAGAAGGAATGGAACTCAAATATCTATGAATAATACAACCTATCTATAGCAAATTGTATTGCTCTATAAGTCACTTCCATATGATTTGAATGCATTTCCATTGAAAGCGTGTTAGCTGCAGCAATCGGGTGAGAAATGCATGGTTCGGGATCCTGCAACGTGTATGTAGCCAACTAGACATACCATCACGACTCTACATCAGAAGTTAAACTCGTCTCtaaactaaatttaacaaatagtGAACAAGACTAGCAAATCCTGAAACAAATTTTGTAAGAAAAGATTTATCTTCGGTTTGGGTTTATCTTCTTTGCTTGGCCAAATAAAAGGATTTATGAATATGGACATTATAGCTGACAAAGGACACAGTGATGACATAGACTAATGAACTACTAAAATGTATGAATGGCAAATGATACATAAATGTGGGCAATTTTCTAAAGATTAGAATTCTAAACTAAGACGCAAAAATCAGTACACTTGATGCAACTTTGTCAAATCATCAATTCATAATGGTAAACATCAAAACAGAAACTCTTAAGCACCCCAAGTCAATTAAGATGGGACTTTTGTTTCAATTGCACAAAAAAGATAACAATGATCATGTTGACAAATTATTGTCTAATTAAGCGTTTCCACGTTATCTAATCCAAGGACCAATGAATCCAGGGACAGATGTCCATAAACAAAATCTCATTAAGATCCTAGTACAAATAAATAACATATGCCATGTAGAACTTAGGATTGTTTTAAAGATTGATTAAATACTGGCAAAACCACACTTAAGTAACAATCAAATTCCATTTGCTTATTTGAGAATGTCAAAACTAACGAAATGAAATTACTGGCAATTGTAGCAACTAAAAAGCTATAACTTGGATGATAACTTCGCAATCTGCTCTTTATAACATCTGAAATCCGATTTATAATGTTTGGTGAACTCAATATGTATATTACATGTTTCCAGACATCCAAACCAAGATAGGAGACCAATAAAAGGCTTAAAATAACTATACTTTTTCCCTATCCAATGCAGAATCTGGCCATATCATGGTTAAATATATTTCATCAATGTCAACAGTAACAACTAAAAGCTCATgatattctttacattttttacaagTTATCTAGACACCTAGACAAAGATAAAAGATCTATAACAAGTTCGGACCAATCCCCTTTTATCCCAATTCAACGGAGAATCATATTATTTAGTGCTAAAACATACACCCAGCGAAAAGACATTATAAATGAGCAACCTATAAAGCAAGTGACAATGAAGAATCCATCATTGATGATTAATTATAAACCTACTTTGACATCACATATGTAAACATATTTCGAAATTgtaaccaaaaaaataaaaataaaaataaaaatgaagcaAGAACTAACTCTGTCATAACGACCCTTTGAAATCTCATGGCTCAACAGCATTCCCAAGTCCAAATGAGAAATGTTCACGAACAGGTGAAAACTCCACCAATCCAATATCCATTGCGTACCCAGAAACAGGCAACTTCAACTCTCTCAACACACAAAATGCCTCAGCCATTCTTGTTTTTGGCACTTGTTGAGCTACAGCACAATAGGGAATCCAAGCGTCAGCTTTGAACTCTTCCCCAATTTCAATCCCTTCCTTTTTAATTGCCTCACATAACTGAGCCTGGAACTGTAGGAGGGCCATTGTTGGAGCTGGTGCAAGGAAAAGATGATTCTTTTCATTTGGGAAAGTCCCAAATGAAGAAAAAGATAGAGGTAAAGGCTCCTGCTTTGAAACAAAGGACTTTACAACAGATTCAAGCCCGGCAGGGTCAAGGAAAGGGCTTGAGAAAAGAGTAATGTGAGGCCTCGATTCAATTTCAATTAACTGAGTGCTGATTTGCCGACGAGCCAAAACATTCCATGCTTTCAAGACTTGGTTTTCAAGTGCTGGGTCAAAGTAAAGCTCAATTGAAAAGCCTTGTGACATTGAAAATTTGagggtaataaaaaataaaaaagaaaggaaCCCAAATTTTTAAAGGGAGATCTAAGAGTACCCAGATGATGAAAATTGGAACTTTAACAAGAATTGAAGGTGACCCAGAAGGGGAAATTGATTCAAAACCTTATAAAGAACATGGGAAACCAAAATACCCAAGTTAGATTTGGTGTTCTAAAGGCCAAAGGAGGAGGATAAAAAAAGGGGATTTCATGGTTTTCTCAAACAACCAGACAATAAGAGAGGAGTCTAATTTTCTTTGGcaatttgaataaataaataatttaatattttatataaactcaaaatataaatataattattattatttcaacaaatataatatatttataataaatataatataatgcaCGAATTACAAAGTGTAATTCAACCAAAcactatttaataaatttttttaaatcagGAAATATCAGTCAAGGTCAAAAGTTACAGCTAAATCTTGTTTTGACTAGCTTCtgcatttaatatttaattagtttttaaaatattatatttttaattataataattaacgttaaataatatttattatttaacttattgaatataattaatatataaatttaaatattataatgaaaaatttcatattataaTCAAAGCATTTTAACATACAATATAATTTTAAGTAAAATAACATTATTTAAACAATACTTATTAAAATAATTACTCTAGTATATTAAATAAGTGATAATTACTTGtgcttatatatttatatatatagattataatctatatttttatttatttttctagtaCTAGTATActgttaaattttattaaattcttTTGTGTAAGTTGAGGATTAGTCCTCTATTTTAAATTGGTTAATTTTAgttcatttatttttcaaatttgttatttattctttatatttttaaattttaaagtgttAGATCTACCTAAATGgtagtaattaaatatttttggttaaattattatattagttttGTATTATGCGTTAAGTTATAGATTTAATCTATATTCTCTAACGAATCATTTTtagttataatattttttaagtgTGAAATTTCAAGCTTAATATAAACAACAATCATTAAATCTATTAACTCACATTTTGTGAGTAATATGTGAAAGTAACAAACTAACTCGACATTACATGTGAAATAATATGTTTATTgtatcaaaatttaaaataatagaaattaacttaataaatttaataactaCTATCTGatcaagattaaaattttaaattctcaaAGTATAAATACTGAAAATAACCAAATTAAATTATAAGGACTAAATTCATAACTTTGACATGGTACATGAACTAACAGTAGAATAACAACTAATAAATACATCTTCTATTTTAGTTTGTCTTCAAGTGGGGCTTAATTTTGGATTGTTTAGTagtaattcaatttataatatttcTTTATATAAAAAacactaatttaaatttttttgaattgctgagaatatcttttatggttaattattagaataataatttattagGATTATTATTATGAAAGTATATTAATGTGATATATTAAAATGttacttaaaaataacataatatattattaattaataaaattataaatctataaaatcatttaatataattgtataaattaagaataataaaaaaacaaattttaattaaataaatatacttttatatataaatataattttattttaaatatgataatgattaatcatgttaaaatatattttataattaataaaaattaaatgtgaGACATTTACATCATGTTTATGAAGATAATATCAGATATCTTGGTATCTAATATATaatgtataaatttatttattcttaatttttatgttaaaaatcaaaataaaataaatatatattaattaaattaaatattaaaattttcataaatactAATTGCATCTAATCAAATCGATTTGATTCAACATAAATCCCGACTCAATAAATAATATGACTCATATCTATTtgagaaattaaaattaattaaaagcgGTATTTTGTATTATctatgtttttcatatttttaaatatataaaataaataatataaaataattataattattttattaataatgttTCTATTAAATCTTGAATATAAAATTatgttaataaaaaatattaatataaaattgtaACGCATAAATTTTCGGAATTacgtgaatgttggcataagtttaattatgttagtgggcctttagaaggcccaagcttaagatagaacccggcaattttagttaatttttgttccataagaaaaatggggtgaaattatgaaataggacctatgtgaaaatgtttgaaaatgctataagctaaattaaagtggccaaataaataggagtgcaaaataggaggatttgcatgacaaacctcccattttacatgaagtggccagccatcatgttgttgtagacaatatgagcacttgatatccataatttatggtacaaattgatacaaattgataatgggttaggtaaatgttccatgataatggattaggtaaatattccatgataatgggttaggtaaatgttccatgataatggtttaggtaaatgttccatgatgtgaatttcatgtcttttgtattaaagaattaaatggatgaaatatgaaattttattaaaagaaaaaggggtgaaaagaacaaagttttgtccatctttgttcatcatagcctaaagttagagaagagaaaggagaggagaaagcacttgaatgttcagtcacttggggaagaaaattgaa contains these protein-coding regions:
- the LOC108460925 gene encoding uncharacterized protein LOC108460925; protein product: MSQGFSIELYFDPALENQVLKAWNVLARRQISTQLIEIESRPHITLFSSPFLDPAGLESVVKSFVSKQEPLPLSFSSFGTFPNEKNHLFLAPAPTMALLQFQAQLCEAIKKEGIEIGEEFKADAWIPYCAVAQQVPKTRMAEAFCVLRELKLPVSGYAMDIGLVEFSPVREHFSFGLGNAVEP